From the Prochlorococcus marinus str. AS9601 genome, the window GATTATGACTTGTAGATTTTTGATCAATTGAAATAGCAGGTGATAAACCTTCAATATTGTCAACATCTGGTTTATCTACTTGACCCAAAAACTGCCTTGCGTATGCCGAAAGACTTTCAACATATCTTCTTTGACCTTCAGCAAAAATAGTATCAAAGGCTAAAGAACTTTTACCACTTCCACTCACACCTGTAAAAACTATAAATTTGTTCCTAGGTAGAGAAAGATCAATATTTTTTAAATTATGCTGTCGAGCTCCTCTAATATTGATTGAGTTATCTTCTCCAAAACTACTATCAACCTTATTAACCATGTTTAAATCTAAATTTTGATTTAAAAAGGTTATTATAGTAGAATTTTTTCTATTTTACGCAGCTGAGCAATCAAGTAGTCTAGAAGCATATTCGTTTACTTCGCATGAACCTCCACCTATAAGTTCTATTAGTTCATTTTTTCTTTGATTTTTTGTAGTTAGTTTTGCAATTGAAGTATAAGTTATTCCATTAATAACGTTTTTATGAACTTTGAAATGAGCTGATCCCCTAGCAGCTAGAAATGGCTGATGTGTAATACATAAGACTTGTTGATTTTTAGAAATTTCTTTTATAAGCTCAACCAAAGAAAATAGAGATTTACCACTTAAACCACTATCAATTTCATCTAAAAAGAAAGTATTAGGTTGTTTAGAAATACTAGATTTAATAGCTAATAAAAATCTTGACATTTCTCCGCCAGAAATAACATTTGATAATGGAGCAAGCTTCTGATCAGGATTAGCCGAAAACAAAAAATTTATATCATCAATTCCATCGCCAGAAGGCTTGGATGCAGAAAATTGAATTGAAAAATTTGCATTTTCTAAACCTAGATTGCCTAAAGTTGACATTACTGAATTTTTTAACTGTTTAGCAATTTTTTTTCTTTCAGTAGATTGAATAACAAATAAAGAATTTAAATTATGTTGTAAATTCTCAATTTGAGATTTAATACTGCAAATCTCATTACCTTGATCATTTTGTTGAAAATAGGTCTTTAATTGATCGCGTTTTTCAATTAATTGAGTTAAATCCAATGAAAAAGTTCTCTCTAAGTTTTTTAAAAAAAATAATCTTCTTTGTATTTCTGGAAGATTAGATTCATAATTTTCTATTTCTTGCAAATATGACTTCAGCTCAAAAATTAAATCTTCAACATCAGTATGAATATTTAATAACTTCTCTCTGAATTTTTGAATCTTTAAATCGAAATCGGCTGTTTTATTTAAAATCTTTAGTGATTGATTTAGAAAAGAAGTTACTGAAGGTTCATCATGACTAAAATTATTTAAATTTTCTAATGATGATTTAATTGAATTATTAATTTCAAGATTATTTACAAGTTTATTTTCTAATAACTCTAGTTCTAAAATTTCTTGACTTGAATTTAAATCAGCCTCTTCTAAACTCTTCAACATGTGTTTAATTGCCAAGTTTTTTTCTTCTTGATTCCTAGAAAATTCTATTTTTTCATTCAATAGTCTTGTTAGCTTTTCACTTTCTCTCCATATACTTTTAATCCTTTCGCTAGTATCTCTAAATTCTTGAGAACATAAGTCATCAATAATTAGTCTTCTTTTATCTAAAGAATCAAAGATAAAAGTGTCAGATTGACCTGCAAAATCTATTAAAAATCTTCCAAGTTTTTCTAATGATTGTTTATTAATTGGTAAATCATTAAGGCTATATTTGGATAAGATTTTATTATTTTTTTTATAAGATTTTCTTTTAATTTGTAGTTCTGAAGAAGTTATTTCAAAACCATTACTAATTAACCAATTATTAATTTGAAAAGAAGAAGAAAATATCGCCTCAATAACGCAAAAATCTTTTCCTGGACGTATTAAATGTTTTAGAGGTATATTAGTTCCACCAAAGAGAGCATTTAGGGAATCCAAAATTAATGATTTTCCTGAACCAGAATCCCCAGTTATGATATTCAAACCTTTTTCGAAATTAATTTCTATAATTTCTATTAAGGCAATATTTTCTATTTTTAGTTGTATTAACATGATAAATCTTCCATATAAAAAAATTAACTTCTTTTTTAAAAAAATAAAGGTTTTAAATATATAAAGTTATGAAAGAAGACTTTACTGATTTTATTGAGGTATCTGGACTCTTAAATTATGATCCAGATACAATTTCTAAAATTTACAAAAAAAATCCTAAAAGACTTTTAAAAAGGCTTTGGCAAACACTCCTACCTATTTTTGCTTACATCTTTTCCGTTGGATGGGATAAATTAACTGGAAGGCTGAAAAATAAACAGCAAGCAAGATTTAGAGCAAGAGAATTAACAAATTTGTTAGTAGAACTTGGACCTGCATTTGTTAAAGCAGGCCAAGCTTTATCAACAAGACCAGATATAATCCCAGGCATTCTTCTAGAAGAATTATCTGAATTGCAAGATCAGCTCCCAGGTTTTGATAGCGATAAAGCTATGGAATTAATAGAAGAAGATTTAGGAAACAAAATAGATGAGATTTTTTTAGAAATTGATAAAGAGCCAATTTCTGCTGCTTCTTTAGGTCAAGTACATAAAGCTAAATTAAAAAACGAAGAGATCGTTGCAATAAAAGTACAAAGGCCAGGTTTAAGAGAACAAATAACCTTAGACCTTTACATTGTAAGAAATATTGCTTATTGGCTAAAAAACAATATCGGATTGATAAGAAGTGATCTAGTTGCTTTGATTGATGAATTAGGCAAGAGGGTTTTTGAAGAAATGGATTATTTAAACGAAGCTGCAAATGCAGAAAAATTTAGAGATATGCATAAACATAACAAGATGATTGCCGTACCAAAAATTTATAAAGAAATAACTTCAAGAAGAGTTTTAGCAATGGAATGGATAGACGGTACAAAATTAACAAATTTAGAGGATGTAAAAAAATTAGGAATTAATCCTGATGACATGATTGATATAGGGGTGCAATGCAGTTTAGAACAGCTTTTAGAACATGGTTTTTTTCATGCAGACCCGCATCCAGGTAATTTATTAGCCTTAGAAGATGGAAGATTATGTTATCTAGATTTTGGAATGATGAGCGAGGTTTCCAGAGAATCTAGGTCAGGATTAATTCAAGCAGTAGTTCACTTAGTAAATAAAAACTTCGATAAATTGTCTCAAGATTTCGTAAAATTAGGATTTTTATCAGAGGAAGTTAATCTAGAACCTATTGTTCCAGCATTTCAAGATGTTTTCATTAACGCCGTTGAACAAGGAGTTTCGAAAATGGATTTTAAGAGCGTTACTGACGATATGTCTGGTGTTATGTATAAATTCCCTTTCAGACTACCCCCGTATTATGCTCTTATAATTAGATCATTACTTACATTAGAGGGAATAGCTTTAAGCGTAGATCCAAACTTCAAAATATTAGGAGCAGCTTATCCATATTTTGCAAGAAGATTGATGGAAGACCCTGATCCACAATTGAGGGAAAGCCTTAAAGAAATGCTTTTTGATAATAAAAAATTTAAATGGGATCGTTTAGAAGATCTACTTTCTAACGCTGCAAAGCAAACAAATCTCGATTTAGAAAAACTTTTAGACGAAGTTATAAATCTTCTCTTTTCTCCAACTGGAGGATTTCTTAGAAATGAGATAGTTGAAGGTTTAACAAATCAGATAGATTTACTTAGTCTAAAAATATTGAAAAGTTTAAATAATTATCTTCCACAATCAATTAAATTAAATACTACTAACGAAAATAATAACTTGAGTGACCTTATAATGTATGTTGAGCCATTGAGAAACTTTTTAGAGATTTTACAAAAAGTACCGGGGTATTCAATTGACATTTTTCTAAGAAGAGTGCCAAGACTTATTAATGAGCCCTATACAAAAGAAATGGGTATAAAAATAGCAAAAAAAGTAACTGAAAAAGGAGTAGTAAGACTTGTTAAGATTGCCGCTGGTGCAAATATATAAATGAAGTTTAATAAATTTTTAAAATTAAAAATATTTTTTATTGTAGTAATTTCTCCATTATTTTTTAATATACCAAAAGCTTGTACTGCTGAAGAAATTAAAATCACTTATAGTATATTTTCGAGAACAATTAAAGTAAATTCTTTAAAAACTTTTGCTAAAGAAGGTAAATCTACAAAACAATTAAAAAGAATTTTAAAAGCAACCGGGTCTCCCGATAAAGAAATTAGAAAAGTTTTAAACAAAGAATTTGAAGTTCCTATTAGCATTGCAAGCAAACTAGTATATTCTGAAATAGGGAATGTTTTTTTAACAAGACTTTCATCTATTATCCACCCACCAAGAGCAACTGATGAAAGAACAGGCATGCTGGCCCTCAGAGCAAGCGTAATTCAAGGAATTAACATAGGAAATGGAAAAATAAATCTAGTAAATTTTTTTGAAGGATATCCAACTAAAACTGTAATTTTAGATGTCAGCGCTTTGAGCAAAGTTATGAATAAAGTAGAATCGATTTCGGAATTATTAACCTTTTTCACCAATTCCCCTCTAGAAAAAATCAAAACAAATTAAACAACCATGGTGTTATTAAATAAAATAAAAAATAAACTGCGTATTAATTACAGAAAAAAAAGATGGCCAGGTCTAATAGAAGCTTATAAACAATATCTTCCAGTTACAAAGAAAACTCCTATTATTTCCCTAAATGAAGGAAATACACCACTAATCCTAAGCGAGTCAATTAGCAACTTAATTGGAAATAGAACAAAAGTTTTTTTAAAATATGATGGCCTTAATCCAACTGGATCTTTTAAAGATCGTGGAATGACTATGGCAATTAGCAAAGCAAAAGAAGAAGGACGAGAAGCAGTAATTTGTGCAAGTACTGGAAATACATCTGCTGCTGCTGCTGCATATGCTTCGAGAGGAGGATTAAAACCTTATGTTTTAATTCCAGAAGGATTTGTTGCACAAGGAAAGCTTGCGCAAGCATTAATGTATGGTGCTGAGATAATATCTATTAACGGAAACTTTGATAAGGCTCTTGAAATTGTTAGAGATTTATCCTCAGAACATCCTATAGAACTTGTTAATTCTGTTAATCCATATCGAATACAAGGACAAAAAACAGCAGCTTTTGAAATAGTTGATGACTTAGGTTATGCTCCTGATTGGCTTTGTATTCCTATGGGTAATGCAGGAAACATAACTGCTTATTGGATGGGATTTAAAGAATATTCAAAAATAAAAAGCAATTTGAAATTACCAATAATGATGGGTTTTCAGTCCGAAGGCTCTGCTCCATTAGTAAAAAATATAATAGTTAAGGATCCAGAAACAATT encodes:
- a CDS encoding alpha/beta hydrolase; this encodes MKFNKFLKLKIFFIVVISPLFFNIPKACTAEEIKITYSIFSRTIKVNSLKTFAKEGKSTKQLKRILKATGSPDKEIRKVLNKEFEVPISIASKLVYSEIGNVFLTRLSSIIHPPRATDERTGMLALRASVIQGINIGNGKINLVNFFEGYPTKTVILDVSALSKVMNKVESISELLTFFTNSPLEKIKTN
- a CDS encoding ABC1 kinase family protein → MKEDFTDFIEVSGLLNYDPDTISKIYKKNPKRLLKRLWQTLLPIFAYIFSVGWDKLTGRLKNKQQARFRARELTNLLVELGPAFVKAGQALSTRPDIIPGILLEELSELQDQLPGFDSDKAMELIEEDLGNKIDEIFLEIDKEPISAASLGQVHKAKLKNEEIVAIKVQRPGLREQITLDLYIVRNIAYWLKNNIGLIRSDLVALIDELGKRVFEEMDYLNEAANAEKFRDMHKHNKMIAVPKIYKEITSRRVLAMEWIDGTKLTNLEDVKKLGINPDDMIDIGVQCSLEQLLEHGFFHADPHPGNLLALEDGRLCYLDFGMMSEVSRESRSGLIQAVVHLVNKNFDKLSQDFVKLGFLSEEVNLEPIVPAFQDVFINAVEQGVSKMDFKSVTDDMSGVMYKFPFRLPPYYALIIRSLLTLEGIALSVDPNFKILGAAYPYFARRLMEDPDPQLRESLKEMLFDNKKFKWDRLEDLLSNAAKQTNLDLEKLLDEVINLLFSPTGGFLRNEIVEGLTNQIDLLSLKILKSLNNYLPQSIKLNTTNENNNLSDLIMYVEPLRNFLEILQKVPGYSIDIFLRRVPRLINEPYTKEMGIKIAKKVTEKGVVRLVKIAAGANI
- a CDS encoding AAA family ATPase, whose translation is MLIQLKIENIALIEIIEINFEKGLNIITGDSGSGKSLILDSLNALFGGTNIPLKHLIRPGKDFCVIEAIFSSSFQINNWLISNGFEITSSELQIKRKSYKKNNKILSKYSLNDLPINKQSLEKLGRFLIDFAGQSDTFIFDSLDKRRLIIDDLCSQEFRDTSERIKSIWRESEKLTRLLNEKIEFSRNQEEKNLAIKHMLKSLEEADLNSSQEILELELLENKLVNNLEINNSIKSSLENLNNFSHDEPSVTSFLNQSLKILNKTADFDLKIQKFREKLLNIHTDVEDLIFELKSYLQEIENYESNLPEIQRRLFFLKNLERTFSLDLTQLIEKRDQLKTYFQQNDQGNEICSIKSQIENLQHNLNSLFVIQSTERKKIAKQLKNSVMSTLGNLGLENANFSIQFSASKPSGDGIDDINFLFSANPDQKLAPLSNVISGGEMSRFLLAIKSSISKQPNTFFLDEIDSGLSGKSLFSLVELIKEISKNQQVLCITHQPFLAARGSAHFKVHKNVINGITYTSIAKLTTKNQRKNELIELIGGGSCEVNEYASRLLDCSAA
- the thrC gene encoding threonine synthase, which codes for MVLLNKIKNKLRINYRKKRWPGLIEAYKQYLPVTKKTPIISLNEGNTPLILSESISNLIGNRTKVFLKYDGLNPTGSFKDRGMTMAISKAKEEGREAVICASTGNTSAAAAAYASRGGLKPYVLIPEGFVAQGKLAQALMYGAEIISINGNFDKALEIVRDLSSEHPIELVNSVNPYRIQGQKTAAFEIVDDLGYAPDWLCIPMGNAGNITAYWMGFKEYSKIKSNLKLPIMMGFQSEGSAPLVKNIIVKDPETIATAIRIGNPVNREKAKKVRKESKGDFQSVTDEEIINAYKILAKEGVFCEPASAASVAGLIKNKNRIQKESTIVCVLTGNGLKDPDCAIKNNDAIFRKNIEPSLKNITKILGY